From Camelina sativa cultivar DH55 unplaced genomic scaffold, Cs unpScaffold00487, whole genome shotgun sequence, the proteins below share one genomic window:
- the LOC104773211 gene encoding uncharacterized protein LOC104773211, whose protein sequence is MREYETEFNQLKRYGGHEQVEIRRFRPRWRMSSLTKLVEKAAMLEDGLAKESQQHSEGTSVQQVPQVNSKHCTRSKHTAGRKPAGKASGSVRVSPTYHKRHLGQYRHLLGTCLVCGGKDHMTSSCPQKGNDTQVCYQRGQSGHIRPNCPKLATQGQKWVSEVLSLPPPLKRSEIMPRVYSIADGQVEASTSRQIIGTILMGGVETHVMFDTGATHCFVSPYMIGKGRFQKEPGDNFGLVQAAGGQVMMTYRVVRNISVMMCGMDMPEDLVICRMKSHDVILSMDWLGHQANLGDFVGLSITGQTDDQNGCEAYIGFITIEEEGSEMGLQDIPVVREFESVFRPMSGLPPARSGPFTIELEPSTAPISKALYRMAPAEMAELKK, encoded by the exons ATGCGAGAGTATGAGACCGAGTTTAACCAACTCAAGAGGTACGGTGGTCATGAGCAGGTTGAAATTCGTCGGTTCAGACCGAGATGGAGGATGAGCAG CCTCACCAAGTTGGTTGAGAAGGCGGCCATGTTGGAAGATGGTCTGGCCAAGGAATCTCAGCAGCACTCCGAAGGGACCTCGGTACAGCAGGTACCGCAGGTGAACTCTAAACATTGTACCAGATCAAAACATACTGCAGGCCGGAAGCCTGCAGGTAAAGCTTCGGGTAGTGTACGGGTGTCTCCAACCTACCATAAGAGGCACTTGGGTCAGTACCGACATTTACTTGGTACGTGCCTTGTGTGCGGAGGGAAGGACCATATGACCAGTAGCTGTCCGCAAAAGGGGAACGATACGCAGGTGTGCTACCAGCGTGGCCAATCGGGACACATTCGACCGAACTGTCCAAAGCTGGCGACACAAGGGCAGAAATGGGTCAGCGAGGTGTTGTCGTTGCCACCACCGCTGAAACGGTCGGAGATTATGCCTAGGGTGTACTCGATCGCGGACGGGCAGGTGGAAGCAAGCACTTCACGGCAGATCATTGGGACCATACTCATGGGTGGTGTAGAAACTCATGTGATGTTCGATACCGGGGCTACGCATTGTTTTGTGAGTCCGTATATGATTGGGAAAGGTCGATTTCAGAAAGAACCCGGTGATAACTTTGGGTTGGTACAAGCGGCGGGTGGTCAAGTGATGATGACGTACAGAGTGGTACGGAACATCTCGGTCATGATGTGCGGTATGGACATGCCGGAAGACCTTGTCATATGCCGAATGAAGTCACACGATGTGATACTGAGTATGGATTGGCTTG GGCATCAGGCCAATCTTGGGGATTTTGTTGGTCTCAGCATTACAGGCCAAACAGATGATCAGAACGGATGCGAAGCTTACATAGGTTTTATCACCATAGAGGAAGAAGGATCAGAAATGGGACTCCAGGACATACCGGTGGTACGGGAATTTGAGAGTGTGTTCAGACCAATGTCCGGATTACCACCAGCACGTTCGGGCCCATTCACCATTGAACTAGAACCCAGTACGGCTCCGATATCTAAGGCTCTGTACCGTATGGCACCAGCGGAGATGGCTGAACTAAAGAAATAG